From Deltaproteobacteria bacterium HGW-Deltaproteobacteria-4, one genomic window encodes:
- a CDS encoding site-specific tyrosine recombinase XerD: MDLYLDQFLHYLTVEKGSSKHTLEAYSRDLGRYLAHLAASDVDNLSEIRPALILLYLARLKEAGLSARSRARALVAVRSFHKFLCSDGVTLENPTLQVSAPRIAAALPHSLSLVEVEALLRAPNGDDPYSLRDRAMLEVLYATGLRVSELIALRVEDFRFEAGYLIVFGKRRKERVIPLNDTALAAVDDYRKYGRPRLDRTDKIVPVLFLNRDGGGLTRQGFWKIIRRRALEAGIAKKITPHTLRHSFATHLLENGADLRAVQAMLGHADIATTQIYTHVTRDGLRKIHQKYHPRG, encoded by the coding sequence CTGGATCTTTATCTCGATCAGTTTCTGCATTATCTGACCGTGGAGAAGGGGAGTTCCAAGCATACGCTGGAAGCCTACAGCCGCGACCTCGGGCGTTACCTGGCGCATCTGGCTGCCAGTGACGTTGACAACTTGTCCGAGATCCGACCGGCGCTGATCCTCCTTTATCTTGCCAGGTTGAAGGAGGCGGGCCTCTCGGCGCGCAGTCGTGCCCGTGCGCTGGTGGCAGTGCGGAGTTTTCATAAATTCCTTTGTAGCGATGGGGTCACGCTCGAAAATCCGACGTTGCAGGTCAGTGCGCCGCGCATTGCCGCCGCCCTGCCGCACTCTTTGAGTCTTGTCGAGGTCGAAGCACTGCTGCGCGCCCCGAACGGAGACGACCCCTACAGTCTGCGCGACCGGGCGATGCTCGAAGTTTTGTATGCCACCGGCCTGCGCGTTTCGGAGTTGATCGCCCTGCGGGTTGAAGATTTCCGTTTCGAGGCCGGCTATCTCATTGTTTTTGGTAAACGCCGCAAGGAGCGGGTGATCCCCCTCAACGATACGGCTCTGGCAGCAGTTGATGACTATCGCAAGTACGGACGGCCCCGTCTCGACCGGACCGACAAAATCGTCCCGGTTCTCTTTCTCAATCGGGATGGAGGAGGGTTGACACGACAGGGTTTCTGGAAGATCATCAGGCGCCGCGCCTTGGAGGCTGGTATCGCCAAGAAGATTACTCCGCATACACTGCGCCACTCCTTTGCCACCCATCTGTTGGAAAATGGCGCGGATTTGCGGGCGGTGCAGGCGATGCTCGGCCATGCGGATATCGCCACAACGCAGATTTATACGCACGTCACCCGTGACGGGTTACGGAAAATCCACCAGAAATATCACCCGCGCGGTTGA
- a CDS encoding cofactor-independent phosphoglycerate mutase, with protein sequence MKYIILLGDGMADEPLAELDNKTPLQHAQTPRMDGLARICEQGLADTVPAGYAPGSDVANLSVFGYDPTTCYTGRSPLEAASMGVELGPEDVSFRLNLVHLQPHAGRIYMNDFSAGHISTPEAAEIIATLQAELGGSEFSFHAGVSYRHLLVWKGGKEKMTCTPPHDITNQSIDSYLPTGDGASELINLITSSQLLLKRHPINLTREERGDNPANSIWLWGQGRKPHMETMAARYGLRGAVISAVDLLKGIGVCAGLDIINVPGATGYIDTNYRGKAEAALEALKTRDFVYVHVEAPDEASHAGNLAHKLKAIEDFDKLVVGTVLDGIAALGPHRVLVLPDHPTPVAKMTHTSDPVPYLLYDSAGAFPPACPADGYSEAAAEASNIRITPGCDLFARMVKGQ encoded by the coding sequence ATGAAATATATTATTTTGCTCGGCGATGGCATGGCCGACGAACCCCTGGCTGAACTCGACAACAAGACCCCCTTGCAGCATGCGCAGACGCCGCGCATGGATGGCCTCGCCCGCATTTGCGAACAGGGTCTGGCTGATACTGTCCCCGCCGGTTACGCACCAGGGAGCGATGTCGCCAACCTCTCGGTCTTCGGTTACGACCCTACCACCTGCTATACCGGCCGCTCTCCCTTGGAAGCCGCGAGTATGGGGGTAGAGCTTGGACCAGAGGATGTCTCCTTCCGCCTCAATCTTGTCCATCTTCAGCCCCATGCCGGCCGGATCTACATGAACGACTTTTCCGCCGGCCACATCTCGACGCCGGAAGCCGCCGAAATCATCGCCACCTTGCAGGCTGAGCTCGGCGGCAGCGAGTTCAGTTTCCATGCCGGCGTTTCTTATCGTCACCTGTTAGTCTGGAAGGGGGGGAAGGAGAAGATGACCTGCACCCCGCCGCACGACATCACCAATCAGAGTATCGATAGCTACCTCCCTACAGGGGACGGCGCCAGTGAGTTGATCAATCTCATTACTTCGTCGCAGCTTCTGCTGAAACGCCATCCAATCAATCTCACCCGCGAAGAGCGCGGCGACAACCCTGCCAACTCCATCTGGCTTTGGGGACAGGGGCGCAAGCCGCACATGGAGACGATGGCGGCGCGTTATGGTCTGCGCGGCGCGGTGATCTCCGCCGTCGATCTCCTCAAGGGGATCGGTGTCTGCGCCGGCCTCGACATCATCAATGTCCCCGGCGCTACCGGTTACATCGACACCAACTACCGCGGCAAGGCCGAAGCCGCCCTGGAAGCGCTCAAGACCCGTGATTTTGTGTACGTTCATGTCGAAGCCCCGGACGAAGCGTCCCATGCCGGGAATTTGGCGCATAAACTCAAGGCGATCGAGGATTTCGATAAACTCGTGGTCGGCACGGTCCTTGACGGCATCGCCGCTCTCGGTCCGCACCGCGTCCTTGTCCTCCCCGATCATCCGACTCCGGTGGCGAAGATGACTCACACCAGCGATCCCGTCCCTTATCTCCTTTACGATTCCGCCGGCGCCTTTCCGCCCGCCTGTCCTGCGGATGGCTACTCGGAAGCAGCGGCCGAAGCCAGCAATATACGGATCACGCCGGGCTGTGACCTCTTTGCGCGCATGGTCAAAGGCCAATAA
- the ispH gene encoding 4-hydroxy-3-methylbut-2-enyl diphosphate reductase, translating into MKIIRAERAGMCMGVNLALSKLDALIARMPQPDSLFILGSIIHNPQVVRAYADKGVITVQSPAEIPAGATAVIRAHGVTKEVEKELSQRGVQIVDATCPKVKAACLLIEKHTASGRVLLLYGEATHPEVKCLLSYAAAGAFVFDSREACLSLLLDPVHSYCLAAQTTQDKAIFKEISAELKGRTDLDLIVLDTICDATRERQDEAVRIAREVDFVVVAGGYESSNTRRLAQVVLSQGTPALHIETAEDLPLDELKKYQRIGLTAGASTPKVIVDEIQRVLEAL; encoded by the coding sequence ATGAAGATTATCAGGGCCGAGCGGGCGGGAATGTGTATGGGGGTCAATCTGGCGCTGAGTAAACTCGACGCCCTGATTGCCCGGATGCCGCAACCCGACTCCCTCTTTATCCTCGGCTCGATCATCCATAATCCGCAGGTGGTACGGGCCTACGCCGACAAGGGCGTCATTACCGTCCAGTCGCCGGCGGAGATTCCGGCCGGGGCTACGGCGGTCATTCGCGCGCATGGCGTCACCAAAGAGGTGGAGAAGGAGCTCAGTCAGCGTGGGGTACAGATTGTCGATGCCACCTGTCCCAAGGTCAAGGCGGCCTGCCTCCTTATTGAAAAGCATACAGCGTCCGGACGGGTTCTCCTCCTGTACGGTGAAGCAACCCATCCGGAAGTGAAGTGCCTCCTCAGTTATGCCGCGGCCGGGGCTTTTGTCTTCGACAGCCGCGAGGCGTGTCTTTCCTTATTGCTCGATCCGGTGCACAGTTATTGTCTGGCAGCGCAGACAACGCAGGACAAAGCAATCTTCAAAGAGATCAGTGCCGAGCTCAAGGGCCGTACCGATCTCGATCTTATCGTTCTCGACACCATCTGCGACGCCACCCGCGAACGTCAGGACGAAGCGGTGCGTATCGCCCGCGAGGTCGATTTTGTTGTTGTTGCCGGCGGCTATGAAAGCAGCAACACCCGGCGTCTGGCGCAGGTTGTCCTTTCCCAGGGGACGCCGGCGCTGCATATCGAGACAGCCGAGGATCTCCCCCTTGATGAATTGAAAAAATATCAGCGCATCGGCCTGACCGCCGGCGCCTCGACTCCGAAAGTGATCGTTGACGAAATCCAGCGGGTTCTGGAAGCCCTGTAG